The Rissa tridactyla isolate bRisTri1 chromosome 16, bRisTri1.patW.cur.20221130, whole genome shotgun sequence genome includes a window with the following:
- the ALDH4A1 gene encoding delta-1-pyrroline-5-carboxylate dehydrogenase, mitochondrial — MWRVLRGLRGGGRRWQHRSAIEVTNEPILEFKPGSPERAALQKALADLKGKTEAIPCVVGGEEVWTPTVRYQLSPFNHAHKVAKYCYADKELINKAINAALAARKEWDLKPVQDRAQIFLKAADMLSGPRRAEVLAKTMVGQGKTVIQAEIDAAAELIDFFRFNAKYALELEHSQPLSVDISTNSMVYRGLEGFVAAVSPFNFTAIGGNLAGAPALMGNVVLWKPSDTALLSSYAVYKILLEAGLPPNVVQFVPADGPVFGDTVTSSEHFCGLNFTGSVPTFKRLWKQVSENLDRYRNFPRLAGECGGKNFHLVHSSADVASVVNGTLRSAFEYGGQKCSACSRLYAPDSLWPQIKEKLLEEHGKIKVGDPAQDFGTFFSAVIDDKSFARIKKWIEHAKKSSNLTILAGGGCDDSVGYFVEPCIVESKDPRDPIMKEEIFGPILTVYVYPEKRYKEVVELIDTTTPYGLTGAVFAQEKRIIDEARNLLRNAAGNFYINDKSTGAVVAQQPFGGSRISGTNDKPGGPHYILRWTSPQAIKETHVPLRDWRYAYMQ, encoded by the exons atgtggcgggtgctgcgggggctgcggggcggcgg gcGGAGATGGCAGCACCGCTCGGCCATCGAGGTGACCAACGAGCCGATCCTCGAGTTTAAGCCGGGGAGCCCTGAGCGAGCAGCGCTTCAGAAG GCGCTCGCCGACCTGAAGGGCAAGACAGAGGCCATCCCCTGCGTGGTCGGGGGAGAGGAGGTGTGGACGCCGACGGTGCGGTACCAGCTGTCG CCTTTTAACCATGCGCACAAGGTGGCCAAGTACTGCTACGCCGACAAG GAGCTCATTAACAAAGCCATTAATGCCGCCTTGGCAGCGAGGAAGGAATGGGACCTGAAACCTGTCCAGGACCGGGCGCAGATCTTCCTGAAGGCGGCTGACATGCTGAGCGGCCCGAGGCGAGCAGAGGTGCTGGCCAAAACCATGGTTGGGCAG GGGAAAACAGTCATCCAGGCGGAAATCGATGCTGCGGCGGAGCTGATAGACTTCTTCCGATTCAATGCCAAGTACGCCCTGGAGCTGGAGCACAGCCAGCCCCTCAGCGTGGACATCAGCACCAACAGCATGGTCTACCGGGGGCTGGAG GGTTTCGTGGCAGCCGTCTCTCCCTTCAACTTCACGGCCATCGGCGGCAACCTGGCGGGGGCTCCGGCGTTGATG GGAAACGTGGTGCTGTGGAAGCCCAGCGACACTGCCCTGCTCTCCAGCTACGCCGTCTACAAGATCCTCCTCGAAGCCGGGCTCCCTCCGAACGTTGTGCAGTTCGTGCCGGCGGATGGGCCTGTGTTTGGAGACACCGTCACGAGCTCCGAGCACTTCTGCGGGCTCAATTTCACCGGCAGCGTCCC GACTTTCAAGCGGCTCTGGAAGCAGGTATCCGAAAACCTGGATCGCTACCGCAATTTCCCACGCCTGGCTGGAG AGTGCGGCGGAAAGAACTTCCACCTGGTGCACAGCTCGGCCGACGTGGCCAGCGTGGTGAACGGGACCCTGCGCTCGGCCTTCGAGTACGGCGGCCAAAAATGCTCGGCTTGCTCCCGCCTCTACGCCCCGGACTCGCTGTGGCCCCAGATCAAAGAGAAACTGCTGGAGGAGCACGGGAAGATCAAAGTGGGAGAC CCTGCCCAGGACTTCGGGACGTTTTTCTCTGCAGTGATTGATGACAAG tcTTTCGCCCGGATAAAGAAATGGATCGAGCACGCCAAGAAGTCGTCCAACCTCACCATCCTGGCCGGAGGCGGCTGCGACGACAGCGTGGGCTACTTCGTGGAGCCCTGCATCGTGGAGAGCAAAGACCCGCGGGATCCCATCATGAAAGAG GAAATTTTTGGCCCCATCCTCACGGTGTACGTCTACCCGGAGAAGCGGTACAAGGAGGTGGTGGAGCTCATCGACACCACGACGCCCTACGGCCTCACGGGGGCAGTCTTCGCCCAGGAGAA GAGGATCATCGACGAAGCCAGGAACCTTCTGCGCAACGCGGCCGGCAATTTCTACATCAACGATAAGTCGACGGGCGCCGTCGTGGCTCAGCAGCCCTTCGGAGGCTCCCGCATCTCAG GCACCAACGACAAACCTGGTGGCCCCCACTACATCCTGCGCTGGACGTCGCCCCAGGCCATCAAAGAAACGCACGTGCCCCTGAGGGACTGGCGCTACGCCTACATGCAGTGA